A window from Clostridia bacterium encodes these proteins:
- the proB gene encoding glutamate 5-kinase, whose product MTQLAFLKTARRLVIKIGSSTLTYSSGKLNLYQLERLVREIADLKNQGLEIIIVTSGAVGAGMGKMGLVKRPKNIPEKQALAAIGQGILMHMYEKFFGEYDLTVAQILLTREDFVHRERYLNARNTLLTLLNFDVIPIINENDTVAFEEIKFGDNDTLAALVAGLVDADLLILLSDIDGLYTHDPRKTKSAILIKIVEEITSEIMVAAGGAGSKLGSGGMLTKIEAAKISGNSGVPLLILNGSREGIMRQVISGFNPGTLFLPREDRLNMRKTWIAVASKIEGILYVDEGAAEALGQKGKSLLPSGIKNIEGDFERGCVVKVIGEKGEIARGIVNYSAQEIKQIKGCQSWQIETILGYKDYDEVIHRNNLTLKI is encoded by the coding sequence ATGACTCAGTTAGCATTTTTAAAAACAGCTCGGCGTTTGGTGATTAAAATAGGTAGTAGTACTTTAACTTATTCTTCAGGTAAACTTAATTTATATCAATTGGAACGCTTAGTTAGGGAAATTGCTGATTTAAAAAATCAAGGTTTGGAAATTATAATTGTTACTTCTGGGGCCGTAGGAGCGGGGATGGGTAAAATGGGACTAGTTAAACGTCCCAAAAACATACCGGAAAAACAGGCTTTGGCCGCCATTGGTCAGGGTATTTTAATGCATATGTACGAAAAGTTTTTTGGTGAATATGATTTAACAGTGGCCCAAATATTACTTACTCGGGAGGACTTTGTACACAGAGAAAGATATTTAAATGCCCGTAATACTTTGCTTACTCTCTTGAATTTTGATGTGATCCCCATCATTAATGAAAATGACACTGTGGCTTTTGAAGAAATTAAATTTGGGGATAATGATACTTTAGCTGCTTTGGTTGCTGGTTTAGTAGATGCCGATTTATTAATTTTACTTTCTGATATTGATGGTCTTTATACTCATGATCCACGTAAGACAAAATCAGCTATTTTAATTAAAATTGTTGAGGAAATTACTTCGGAAATTATGGTGGCTGCAGGTGGTGCGGGAAGTAAATTAGGCAGTGGAGGTATGCTTACCAAAATTGAAGCGGCTAAAATTAGCGGTAATTCTGGGGTGCCGCTTTTAATTTTGAATGGTTCCCGAGAGGGGATCATGAGGCAAGTAATTAGTGGCTTTAATCCAGGGACACTTTTTTTACCGCGGGAAGATCGGCTGAATATGCGAAAAACATGGATTGCCGTAGCTTCTAAAATTGAAGGGATTTTATATGTTGATGAGGGTGCTGCTGAGGCTCTCGGGCAAAAAGGAAAAAGTTTGCTGCCTAGTGGTATAAAAAATATTGAAGGTGATTTTGAACGGGGTTGTGTGGTAAAAGTAATTGGTGAAAAAGGTGAAATAGCTCGCGGTATAGTTAATTACAGTGCACAGGAAATTAAACAAATTAAGGGTTGTCAAAGTTGGCAAATTGAAACTATTTTAGGCTATAAAGATTATGATGAGGTTATTCATCGGAATAATTTAACCTTAAAAATTTAA
- a CDS encoding efflux RND transporter periplasmic adaptor subunit has translation MNLSIKKLNKKLIAILICLFVGAAFFSFYLINRQLLVVQTTLVEKRELMSEIKTSGVLQCAQQQDFYARTSSAVKEIRKTEGAKVTLGEVILLLDNNNALRELGKAENALVILQNDYLQAVSDKVYLMNKRDEARKNQEWAEELFQAGEISWPEIEDIKNEILELENQIKAINLNTLESQVNKGRLAVQAAREDLAETVITSPFPGTLLQMAVKRGEPVAQGKFLFSIGKTDILEVVAFVSEHQVFKLKKGDLVEIYSDALTEKVYRGEIKQIAPRAEMVETADGPESKVKLKIAFREKAVEFKPGFTVNIRIPLEEKTEALLIPQMAIKEEDERCFVFVYEQGTVRKREVQLGLAAEGEQEVIVGLQAGETVIISHLEKLQDQMKVKVN, from the coding sequence GTGAATTTGTCTATTAAAAAATTAAATAAAAAATTAATAGCTATTTTAATTTGTCTTTTCGTGGGTGCCGCCTTTTTTTCTTTTTACTTAATAAATAGGCAGCTATTAGTAGTGCAGACTACTTTGGTTGAAAAGCGGGAATTAATGAGTGAAATTAAAACTAGTGGTGTCTTACAGTGTGCCCAACAGCAGGATTTTTATGCACGCACCTCATCTGCGGTAAAGGAAATTAGAAAAACCGAAGGAGCTAAAGTCACCTTGGGTGAAGTCATTTTATTATTAGATAATAATAATGCACTGCGTGAGCTAGGTAAAGCCGAAAATGCTTTGGTTATTTTACAAAATGATTATTTACAAGCAGTAAGTGATAAAGTTTACTTAATGAATAAAAGAGATGAAGCTCGTAAAAATCAAGAATGGGCCGAAGAATTATTTCAAGCTGGGGAAATTTCTTGGCCAGAAATTGAAGATATAAAAAATGAAATTTTGGAATTGGAAAATCAAATTAAAGCTATAAATTTAAACACACTAGAGAGTCAAGTTAATAAAGGGCGTTTGGCGGTACAGGCGGCTCGTGAGGATCTAGCGGAAACTGTAATCACCAGCCCTTTTCCGGGGACTCTTTTACAGATGGCGGTTAAACGGGGTGAACCGGTTGCCCAAGGTAAGTTTTTGTTTAGTATTGGTAAAACTGATATTCTGGAAGTAGTTGCTTTTGTTAGTGAACATCAAGTTTTTAAATTAAAAAAAGGTGATTTGGTTGAGATTTATAGTGATGCTTTAACTGAAAAGGTTTATCGCGGGGAAATTAAACAAATTGCTCCCAGAGCTGAAATGGTTGAAACTGCGGATGGCCCTGAAAGTAAAGTAAAATTAAAAATTGCTTTTCGGGAAAAAGCGGTGGAATTCAAACCTGGGTTTACGGTAAATATAAGGATTCCTTTAGAGGAAAAGACCGAGGCCCTATTAATTCCTCAAATGGCTATTAAAGAAGAAGATGAACGGTGTTTCGTGTTTGTCTATGAACAGGGTACTGTTCGGAAAAGGGAGGTACAGCTTGGTTTGGCTGCAGAAGGTGAACAAGAAGTAATTGTCGGTTTACAAGCAGGTGAAACAGTGATTATTAGTCATTTAGAAAAATTGCAGGATCAAATGAAAGTAAAAGTAAATTAG